A single genomic interval of Carassius gibelio isolate Cgi1373 ecotype wild population from Czech Republic chromosome A22, carGib1.2-hapl.c, whole genome shotgun sequence harbors:
- the LOC127943269 gene encoding cobalamin trafficking protein CblD-like, protein MASVLCRRVRQVSQSSVVHTLAQRIVAVRGFSAAGSSGSDEPYIAVPSQYSGPRTVWPDETMGPFGPQDQRFQLPGNVGFDCHLKGTVLQMKGPVHRTVPDVLTSPSGTERHEFILAQFVNEYQGKEASLTAQRVSKAEHYFSQSDVECTMHSCPELLKKELELFFPVLPASPMTVVNVTQKQRKMDTEDQNKDQQELLDNFVSGAKEICFMLWRGGYWADFISPLSGKAFFGDQTPDSILQQDVERHAGFHIEDRASCTIIRHVLTGTSTCVLTLITNAPSNSLIMEKLQGHASTSEDKD, encoded by the exons ATGGCGAGT GTGCTGTGCAGGAGGGTCCGACAGGTGAGTCAGTCGTCTGTGGTTCACACACTGGCTCAGAGGATCGTGGCTGTCAGAGGTTTTTCAGCCGCAGGCTCGTCTGGATCAGATGAGCCGTATATAGCTGTACCATCTCAATATTCAG GTCCTAGAACAGTGTGGCCAGATGAAACCATGGGTCCGTTTGGGCCTCAAGATCAGCGGTTCCAGCTGCCAGGCAATGTTGGTTTCGACTGTCACCTGAAGGGTACCGTGTTACAGATGAAAGGGCCGGTCCACAGGACAGTCCCGGACGTTTTAACCTCCCCATCCGGCACAGAGAGACACGAGTTCATCCTCGCTCAGTTTGTTAATGAGTATCAG GGTAAAGAAGCGTCTCTGACGGCGCAGAGAGTCAGTAAAGCTGAACACTATTTCAGTCAGTCAGATGTGGAGTGTACAATGCATTCCTGCCCAGAGCTGCTGAAGAAAG AGCTAGAGCTGTTTTTCCCAGTGCTCCCTGCGAGTCCCATGACTGTCGTCAACGTAACACAGAAGCAGCGAAAGATGGACACAGAGGATCAGAACAAAGATCAGCAGGAGCTACTAGATAAT TTTGTCAGTGGTGCTAAAGAAATCTGCTTCATGTTGTGGAGAGGAGGATACTGGGCCGATTTCATCAGTCCACTGTCAGGAAAAGCT TTTTTTGGTGATCAGACACCGGACTCTATTCTACAGCAAGACGTTGAGCGTCACGCTGGCTTTCACATCGAGGACCGGGCGTCATGTACGATCATACGGCACGTCTTAACAGGGACGTCCACGTGTGTCCTAACGCTGATCACTAACGCACCTTCCAACAGTCTGATCATGGAGAAACTTCAGGGACACGCCAGCACTTCAGAGGACAAAGACTGA